A genomic window from Serratia liquefaciens includes:
- the paaK gene encoding phenylacetate--CoA ligase PaaK, which produces MTMNPQPLDAIEFASRDEIEALQLERLKWTLHHAYNNVPMYRRKFDQAGVHPDDLKQLSDLARFPYTTKQDLRDNYPFDTFAVPMEQVVRIHASSGTTGRPTVVGYTQRDIDNWADIVARSLRAAGATAKDKVHVAYGYGLFTGGLGAHYGAERLGATVIPMSGGQTERQAQLILDFKPDVIMVTPSYCLTLIDELERKMGGDARGCSLRLGVFGAEPWTEALRHEIESRMGIKALDIYGLSEVMGPGVAMECAESGGGPTIWEDHFLPEIICPETGVTLQDGQHGELVFTTLTKEALPVIRYRTRDLTRLLPGDARQMRRMGKITGRSDDMLIIRGVNVFPSQVEEQIMQFEQLSPHYQLQVSRSGHLDTLAVRVELKEAALSLSHQQRCEICHQLRHHIKSIIGVSTDVSIANCGDIPRSEGKAQRVVDLRPR; this is translated from the coding sequence ATGACAATGAATCCACAGCCACTCGACGCCATTGAGTTCGCCTCGCGCGATGAGATTGAGGCGCTGCAGCTGGAGCGTCTTAAATGGACGCTGCACCACGCCTACAACAACGTGCCGATGTATCGGCGCAAGTTCGATCAGGCAGGCGTCCATCCCGACGATCTCAAACAGCTGAGCGATCTGGCTCGCTTCCCCTATACCACCAAGCAGGATCTGCGCGACAACTACCCGTTCGACACCTTTGCCGTGCCGATGGAACAGGTGGTGCGTATTCATGCCTCGTCAGGGACCACCGGCCGGCCGACGGTGGTCGGCTACACCCAGCGGGATATCGATAATTGGGCCGATATCGTCGCACGCAGCCTGCGCGCCGCCGGCGCTACCGCCAAAGACAAGGTGCACGTGGCCTACGGCTATGGCCTGTTCACCGGCGGGCTGGGGGCTCACTACGGCGCGGAACGGCTCGGGGCGACGGTGATCCCGATGTCCGGTGGGCAAACCGAAAGGCAGGCGCAGCTGATCCTGGATTTCAAACCCGATGTGATCATGGTGACGCCGTCCTACTGCCTGACGCTGATCGACGAGCTGGAACGTAAAATGGGCGGCGATGCCCGTGGCTGCTCGCTGCGTCTCGGCGTTTTTGGTGCCGAACCCTGGACCGAAGCGCTGCGGCATGAGATTGAAAGCCGCATGGGCATCAAGGCGCTGGATATTTACGGCCTTTCCGAGGTGATGGGGCCGGGCGTGGCGATGGAATGCGCCGAAAGCGGCGGCGGCCCGACCATCTGGGAAGACCACTTCCTGCCGGAAATCATCTGCCCGGAAACCGGCGTGACCCTGCAGGACGGCCAGCACGGCGAACTGGTGTTCACCACGCTGACCAAAGAGGCGCTGCCGGTGATCCGCTACCGTACCCGCGACCTCACCCGCCTGCTGCCGGGTGATGCACGCCAGATGCGTCGCATGGGGAAAATTACCGGCCGCTCCGACGACATGCTGATCATCCGCGGCGTCAACGTGTTCCCGTCGCAGGTGGAAGAGCAAATCATGCAGTTCGAACAGCTGTCGCCACACTATCAGCTGCAGGTCAGCCGCAGCGGGCACCTGGATACCCTGGCGGTGCGCGTTGAATTGAAAGAAGCGGCGCTCAGCCTCAGCCACCAGCAACGCTGCGAGATTTGCCACCAGTTACGCCACCACATCAAGTCGATTATCGGCGTCAGCACCGACGTCAGCATCGCCAACTGCGGCGACATCCCGCGTTCAGAGGGCAAGGCCCAGCGCGTGGTCGATCTGCGGCCTCGTTGA